The nucleotide sequence CGACCTTGCGCACGGTTCCGGATTTGCCCGCCACCCGATACCCCTCGATGGATGCCTGGATGGCCGTGCCATCGACCGACACCACATGCTCGAGCAGATGGCGCACGGATCGCGCAGTTTGCGCCGACAGCACGCGCTGCGGTGGCGGCCGTACGCCACCGTCCAGCAGCGACAACTTCGGCATCAGGCCGTCATTGGCAACGGCGGCATAGGCCCGCACCAAATGCAATGCACTGACCGACAGGCCGTAGCCATAGGACGCGGTCGCCGTCGCGATCTGGCCCCATTCGGTGAAATGCCGCAGCACCGGCGCTACCTCACCGGGAAACGCGATATCAACCTGCTCACCCAGCCCGAACCGGGTGTAGCCAGCCCAGACGTTCTCGGCCCCCAGGGCGAGGCCGATCTTGGCCGCACCCACATTGCTCGATTTGGCCAGCAACCTGGCCATGTCGATCACCCCCTGCGGATGGTGGTCGCGCACCGTCAGTGCTCCTACCTTGAGGAAGCCCGGGGTGGTATCGATGTTGCTGGTGGGCTGATACAGGCCCAACTCGATGGCCTGCGCCACCAGCAATGGCTTGAGGGTGGAGCCGGGCTCGAACCCGTCGGTCACCGCCCGGTTGCGCACGCCCACGCCATCGCCGCGTGCTTCGAGGTTGTTGGGATTGAACCCCGGCTGTGCCGCCATGGCGAGGATGTCACCGGTGTGGGCATCCACCACCACCATGACGCCGCCCTTGGCCTTGTTCTTGGCGACTGCCGCCTTGAGTTCGCGATAGGCCAGGTACTGGATGCGCAGGTCCAGCGTGAGCTTGAGCGTCTCACCAGCGCTGGCGGGAATGAACTCCAGACCATCCTCGATGACCCGTCCGGTGCGATCACGGATGACGCGGCGCTTGCCCGCAGTGCCGGCCAACCGCGATTCGAGTGCACGCTCGACCCCTTCCAACCCCTTTCCGTCGCGGCCAGTGAAACCGACCACCTGCGAGGCCACTTCCCCCGCCGGGTAGTAGCGGGCATAAGCTGGCTCGGAAAACACCCCGGGCAGGCCCAGGGCCAACACCCGCTGCGCTTCCGCCGGGCTGATCTGCTCCCGCAGGTAGACGAACTTGCGGGTCTCGCGGGCCTTGAGAAAACCCTCCAGCTCAGCAGGCGAGCGTTCCAGAACGGCAGCGAGCTGGGTCATGCCCTCGGGCTTGGCGAGCACCGCCGACGGCACGGCCCAGATCGATTCCACCGGCGCCGACAGCGCCAACGGTTCGCCGCGACGGTCAAGTACGGCACCCCGATGACCGGGAATCGCCAAGGTCCGGATCTGCCGCTTGTCACCTTCGCTGCGGAGAAAGTCACGCTCGACCACCTGCAGGTGAAAAGCGCGACCCAGCACCACCAGCACGCCCATGCCCAACACCCCCAGCACGAAGGCCTGCCGCCAGCGCCCGACCACGCGCACCGCAGGTTTGCGGACGGCGCGACTCATCGGGGCGACTCCAGCGGCACGATGACGTAATGGCGAGGCTCCACCATCTTCAACTGCTCACGGGCGATCCGTTCGACCCGACCGTGATGGGCCAGGGTCGCCTCTTCGAGCTGCAGCTGGGCCCATTCCATTTCCAGGCGCTCCCGCTCCCGCCGCAGGTCGTCCAGCTCCGACACCAGTGCCCGGTTTTCGTGCTTGGTCCCCACCACCGACAACGCCGAGACCACCACTGCCAGCAGCAGCCCCAACGGCAGCAGTGCCGAAAACCGATTCATGGCAGACGCTCGGCGGTACGCAGCACGGCGCTGCGGGACCGCGGGTTGCGGGCAGCCTCTTCCGGCTGCGGAAACTGTTTGCGCAGCACCCGGATGATCGGCTGCTCGAGCCGCGCCTGGGCCCGCAGGTAGCGCTTGACGATGCGGTCTTCCAGGGAGTGGAAGGCGATCACCACCAGTCGCCCGCCCGGCGCCAGCAGGTTCAGGGCTTGCGGCAGCGCCTGCTCCAGCACCGCCAGCTCCTGATTGATGTGGATGCGAATCGCCTGGAAGGTTCGGGTCGCCGGATGAATGCTGCGTGATCGCGGCCCCGGCACGCCCGCCACCAGCTTGGCCAATGCGGCGGTGCTGGTGATCGGCTCCGCTGCGCGGGTCTCGACCACGCGCCGGGCAATCCGCCGGCTGTTGCGCTCTTCGCCGTACTGCCACAGCACGTTGGCGATCTCTTCGGCATCCGCACGTGCCAGCCAGTCGGCGGCCGAGGGGCCCGCGCCCGGGTTCATGCGCATGTCCAGCGGCCCGTCGTGGCTGAACGAGAAACCGCGCGCGGCCTCGTCCAGCTGCGGGCTGGAAACCCCAAGATCCATCAGGATGCCGTCGACCGGCTTGCCGCCCGCCAAACGCGCGCTCAGGGCGGCGAAGTTTGCATGGTGAACGCGCACCCGCGGATCATCCGCAAAGCCTGCGCGGGCATGGGCGATGGCGGCGGGGTCCTGGTCGAAAACGTCGAGCACACCGTCCGGCCCCAGTTGCGCCAGTATCGCCGCGCTGTGTCCGCCGCGGCCAAAGGTGGCGTCGACGTAGCGACCGTCGGCCCGAAGGTTCAGACCCGCGAGTGCCTCGTCGAGCATCACCGGCAGGTGGCTCGACATGGCGTCAGTCGCCCCAGTGGGTCGGGCGGAAGTGGCGGTAACGCGCATACCGCGGCCTCACCGCTTGAGCGCCCGGAAGGCGTCCTTGAGGGTGGGGATGATGCTGTCGGGGCCGTCGCCGTACATGGCGGCCCACTTGTCTTCAGCCCAGAGCTCGAAGCGATTGATCTGGCCGACCAGCACCACCGCATTGTCCAGGCCCGCCTGGCGCCGCAACAGCGACGGCACCCCGATCCGACCCTGCTTGTCGAGCTCGCATTCCACCGCGCGACCGACGAACGCCCGCTTCAGCAGCTCGGCATGCTCGCGGTTGTCCATCAGCTCGATGGATTCGCAGATGGTGCGGAACTCGGGAACCGGGTAGAGCTCGAGGCAAGGCTCGTAGCCCATCGTCAACACCAGTTGGGAACCACAGGACTGGTCGAGCGCATGGCGAAAGCGGGCAGGCACCGCGAGGCGCCCTTTGTCGTCGATCGTCAGTTGATGCGACCCGGCAAACACCGATATCCGTCCTCGTGGGTGGCGTGTGGAAGGTACTCCACATTTCTCCACTTATTCCCCTGAGGAGGGACTATAAACCACCCCCTACCCCACCGCAAGCCACTTTTCTGCATTTTTTATTGACAGAACAAGGCCTTAGCGCCGACACGACCGATCAAGGAGGACATCAGGAAAAACATAGGGTTAGCGCGCAAAGTTAAAGTAGCGCGGGGGTCGTCGCTGCCGATGCATATCCCCGCCGTCATTGCGCGCCCGCGCCCTTCCCATCGTTGTCATTGCGAGCCTGCGCCCTTCCCATCGTTGTCATTGCGAACCTGCGCCCTTCCCGTCGTTGTCATTGCGAGCCTGCGCAGCAGGCGCGGCAATCTCATCCGGTGAGCGCGATGCCACAACAGTGAGATCGCCGCGGGGCTACGCCCCTCGCGATGACAGTGTCAGCAGCGTCCGCCGCTGGTCCTCCCCCCTTACAGGGGGAGAGGGGGTTGGCGTCGCCATTTGGCGACAACATGCTAAGGGTGGGAGCCAGCCTATAAGCCGCGCGGCTACTGACTGTCGAGAACGATCATTCCCACCCACGATGGCCGGAGGTGAGAAGGTGGGAGTCAGCCTGTAAGCCCCGCGGCTACTGACTGTCGAGAACGATCATTCCTGCCCACGATGGGCCGGGGGTGAGAAGGTGGGAGTCAGCCTGTAAGCCGGGTTCTGTCGAGAACGATCATTCCTCTAGGACGGCCGTCACCGGACGCCTCCAGCAACCTACCCGGAAGGACGCGCGGGCCACGCGCTGTGGGTTGCCCCACGCCCTTCCCTATTTGGTCTTGCTCCGAGTGGGGTTTGCCGTGCCGGTCTGTTACCAGACTCGCGGTGCGCTCTTACCGCACCGTTTCAGCCTTGCCTGATCTCCTTGCGGAGCCATCGGCGGTCTACTCTCTGTTGCACTTTCCGTCGCCTCGCGGCGCCCAGGCGTTACCTGGCACTCTGCCCTGCGGAGCCCGGACTTTCCTCCCCCGTGTTGCCACGGCGGCGATCGCTCGGCTGACTCCCGCGCGCAGTGTACTCGCTCCAGCGCCCCGGGCCGGGGCGCGAGCCTCTACACTGGCGGCATTCCCCCACTGCAACGGAGCCCGTTCATGCATCGCATGGCCCTCGAAGTCGACATCAACGCCTCACCCGAGGCGGTCTTCAACTATTTCGCCGACCATGAAAAGTTCGCGGGCATCTTCGGCGGTAGCTGCACCCGGGTGAAAGACGGCGAGGACGAACCCAACGGTCTCGGCTCGACCCGCCGCATCGGCCCCGGGCCGCTGTCGTTCGACGAAACCATCGTCGTTTTCGACCGTCCCGAAACGATCCACTACGCCATTACCCGTGGCAGCCCGCTGAAAAACCATCTCGGGCGCATCCGCTTTCTGAAAACGGACCGCGGCACCCGTGTCGACTACGTCATCACCTTTGAGTCGAAGGTACCGCTGCTTGGCGGCCTGGTGTCACGATTGTTGAAGACTGCCTTTCTGCGCGGCATCCCCAAGGTGGAGCGCGCACTGCAGGGGCAGTAAGCCCGTGCGGGTCGTCAGCCATACCGCCTCCAACACCGAGATTGTCTGTGCGCTCGGCTGCGCGGATCGGCTGGTGGGGGTGGATGCCGACTCCGACTTTCCCCCTGCCGTGGTGCAGGCCCTGCCGCAACTGGGGCGGGATCTGCAGCTGGACGTACCGGCGGTGCTGGCACTGAAACCCGATCTGGTGCTGACGTCGCTCACCGTGCCCGGCCACGAAACCGTGGTCGACCAACTGCGGGCGGCCGGCTGTCCGGTGCTGATCGCCGATCCGGTCTCACTGCAGGACGTGTTCACCAGCATCCGCGACATCGCCGCAGCGCTGGGCGTCACGGCACGCGGCGAGGCCCTGGTGGCTGAGATGGAGGCGGCCATGCCGCGGGTGGCGCGCCGGCGTCGCCCGCGCATTCTGGTGGAATGGTGGCCGAAACCGGTGATCGTGCCGGGGCGTGACTCCTGGATTACCGACCTGCTGGACCGCGTGGGTGCGGTCAATCCGCTGGGCACCGAAGCGCACAAGAGCCGCCCGCTGGAACCCGGCGAAGTGGCCTCGCTGGCGCCTGAGGCCGTGGCAATCAGCTGGTGCGGCGTGCCCGAGCACCAACTGCGCCCCGCCAATGTCATGCGCAGGGCCGATTGGGCCGACACCCCGGCCGTGCGCAATGGCCGCGTCGCCGCTATCACCGAAGCCTATCTGGGACGGCCTGGTCCGCGGCTGGTACAGGGCTACGCGAACCTTCGACGTTTGGCGGACGCCATCGACGATTGATCCCGCTATCCTTCAGGCAACCGTCCATGGTCAGCGCCATGACCCACAAAAAGAGCCGCCCGGAGGCAGAAGCATGAGCAACATCGAGTCCGTCCTTACCGAAAAGCGGGTATTCCCGCCGGACCCCGCCTTTGTCGCGAAAGCCCGGTTCAACGCGGACCAGCTGGGGGCGCTGCGCGCCGAAGCCGCTCAAGACCCCGCCGCGTTCTGGACCGAACTGGCCCGTAAGGAGCTGGGCTGGCAGACCCCGTTCACCGTGGGGCTCGACGAGACCGACGCCCCAAACTATCGCTGGTTCAGCGACGGCAAACTGAACGTTTCCGCGAACTGCATTGACCGCCATCTGGGCGAACGCGGCGATCAAGTCGCGATCCGCTTTGAAGGTGAGAAGGGCGATGTGCGCCTGCTCACCTACAAGGAATTGCACGCCGAGGTCTGCAAGCTGGCCAACGCCCTCACCGCGCTCGGGGTCACCAAGGGTGACCGCGTGGTGATCTACCTGCCGCATTCGGCGGAAGCGGTGATCGCCATGCAGGCCTGCGCGCGCATTGGCGCCATCCATTCAGTGGTATTCGGTGGCTTTTCCGCCGCTGCCCTGCGTGATCGCATCGAAGACACCGGCGCCCGCCTGCTGATCACCGCCGACGGCGGCCATCGCGGCGGCAACATCGTCGAGCTGAAAAAGGCGGCCGACGAGGCGCTGGCCAGCGGCTGCAAGACCATTGAGAAGAGCATCGTGCTGCAGCGTACCGGCCACGACATCGCCATGCAGGCCGGGCGCGATCTGTGGTGGCACGATGTCGTCGCCGATCAGCCCCCGCACTCCGACCCGGTGTGGGTAGAGGCCGAGCACCCGCTGTTCCTGCTCTACACCTCCGGCTCCACCGGCAAGCCCAAGGGCATCCAGCATTCCTCCGGCGGCTATCTGCTGGGCGCGATGATGACCGCGCGCTGGGTGTTCGACCTGCAGGCGGGCGACGTGTTCTGGTGCACCGCCGATGTCGGCTGGATCACCGGCCACAGCTATGTCACCTACGGGCCGCTCGCCAACGGCAGCACCATCCTCATCTACGAGGGCGCCCCCACCGTGCCCGACGCCGGTCGCTTCTGGAAGATCTGCCAGGACCACGGCGTCACCATCTTCTACACGGCCCCCACCGCCATCCGCGCGCTGATGAAGGCCGGCGATGAATGGCCCGCCCAATACGACCTCAGCAAGCTACGCCTGCTGGGCAGCGTCGGCGAGCCGATCAACCCCGAAGCCTGGATGTGGTACCACCGCACCATCGGTGGCGAAAAGCTGCCCATCGTCGACACCTGGTGGCAGACCGAAACCGGCGCCATCATGATGAGTCCGGTGCCGGGCGCCACGCCGACCAAGCCGGGTTCCTGCACCCAACCCCTGCCCGGCATCCTCGCCGACGTGGTGGACGAGGCCGGCAACCCGGTCACCGGCACCGAGGCCGGCGGCTATCTCGTCATCACCCATCCGTGGCCGTCGATGCTGCGCAGCATCTGGGGTGACAACGAGCGCTATATCAAGACTTACTGGGGCCAGTTCAACAATAAGTACTACGTCGCAGGCGACAGCACCCACCGCGATGCCGACGGCTACTACTGGATCATGGGCCGGGTGGATGACGTGCTGAACGTCTCCGGCCACCGCCTCGGCACCATGGAAGTGGAATCCGCGCTGGTGAGCCATCCGCGTGTGGCCGAGGCTGCCGTGGTGGGCCGCCCGCATGAGGTCAAGGGCGAGTCGGTGTTCGCCTTCGTCACCTGCAAGGGCGCACGTCCGCAGGGCGACGATGCCACCGCGCTGGTCAAGGAACTCCGCGACCACGTTGCCAAGGAAATCGGCGCCATCGCCAAACCGGACGACATCCGCTTTGCCGACAACCTGCCGAAAACCCGCAGCGGCAAGATCATGCGACGTCTGCTGCGCGCCATCGCCAAGGGTGAGGAAATCACCCAGGACACCTCAACGCTGGAGAACCCCGGCATCGTTGCGCAACTGCAAGGCCGTGAGGGGTGAGGGGTGAGGGGCGAGGGGCGAGGTACGTTTTTGCTTTTACGCCTCACCCCTAACGCATAACCCCTCACTGCTTGGCAATCCCCGCCTGGCGCCCCCGCAGCACGAACTTCTGGATCTTGCCGGTTGCCGTCTTCGGTAGCTCGTCCACAAAGTGGACCGCGCTGGGCACCTTGAAGCCGGCGAGGTGCTCGCGCGCAAAACCGCGCAGGCCTTCGGCATCGACCGACTGCCCGGCATGCAGCACCACAAAGGCGTTGGGCGACTCGCCCCACTTTTCGTGCGGCATGCCCACCACCGCCACTTCCAGCACCGCGGTGTGGCGCAGCAAGACGCCCTCGACCTCGATGGAGGAAATATTCTCGCCGCCGCTGATGATCACGTCCTTGAACCGGTCGCGGATCTCGACATACCCATCGGGGTGCATGACCGCGGCATCGCCGGTATGAAACCAGCCGCCGGCCATCGCCTTGGCGGTGGCCTCGGGGTCGTTGTAATAGCCCGCCATCACCGTATTCCCGCGGGCGATGATCTCGCCAAGGGTTTCGCCGTCGGCGGGCACATCCTGCATCTGCTCGTCCACCACCCGTAGCTCGCCGGAGGTGATCATCTCCACCCCCTGACGGGATTTGATCACCGCACGCTCGCCCATGGTCAGTTCATCGTGTGCCGGCAGCGGCTCGCAGATGGAGATCAGCGGCGCCGTCTCGGTCAGGCCGTAGACCTGGGTGATATGCCAGCCCAGCTCACCCTCCATGCGCTCGATGGTGGCGGGCGCTGGCGGCGCGCCGGCGGTGAACACCTTGACACCCCGGCGGACGCCCTTACGTTCGGCTTCCGGCCCGTTGGCAATGGCGATCAGCACGGTCGGCGCGGCGCACAGGTGCGTCACCTGCTCGCGGTTGAGGGTGGCGTAAATGGCCGAGGCCTCCACCTTGCGCAGGCACACGTGGGTGGCACCGACACCTGTCACCGTCCAGGTGAAGGTCCAGCCGTTGGCATGGAACATCGGCAGCGTCCACAGGTAGCGGTCGGACGGCGTCATGTGCCAGTGCACCAGCACGCCCACCGAATTCGCCCAGGTGTTGCGGTGGGTCATCATCACGCCCTTGGGGCGCGAGGTCGTGCCGCTGGTGTAGTTGATGGCGATGAGGTCGTTCTCGTCTGCAATCACCGGTGAGAACCCGACAGGGTCGGCCGCCGCCAGCAGATCCTCGTAGCGCAACCACCCCGCCTTGTCGCCTTCCAGCGCCACGAAGTGCTGCACCGTGGTCATCTGGTCCCGCACCCCGTCGACCGCATCCAGATAATCGACATGCACACACAGCACCTTGCAGCCGCTGTGGTTGGCCAGATAGACGAAATCCTCCGGCGTCAGCCGGTAGTTCATCGGCACGATCACCGCGCCGAGTTGCGGCACCGCATAGAACTGCTCCAGATGCTGATGGGTATTGGGCGCGATGGTGCCAACCCGATCGCGCTGCCCCACGCCCAGCGCCGCCAGCGCCACCGAGGCGCGGTCACAGCGTGCACCGAACGCGGCGTAGGTCCAGCGATCATCGCCATCCACCACCGCGGTCCGCGCGCCGTGCAACTTGCGGGCACGGCGAAAAAACTCCATCGGGGTCAGCGCGGTCTGCATCGTCAGGTCTCCTGGCCTTGGGGCACGTTGTGTGCTGCCAAGCCTAGGCGATCCGGGCGGCGTTGACGATTACCCGAAGGGGTAGGTGTGGCCCCAGCATGGTGCCCAATGAGATGGAGAGTCTGAGGGCACCTCGGCAAACAGTCCGGATGTCGGCCAACGTCGCGCGAGAACAGGATTCGACCGCCATGGGCGAACGCGCCTAGGCGGGCAGCCAGCCAGCGACCCTCTAGGTCGATGCATATTGCCAATCGAACCCATAAACATTAATGCCTTGTCGCTATCACGACATGCGCCTAGGCTATAACCCGCATTCAACGACGGCATTTAATGGCTGGATGTGAACCGCCCGCATCGGCGGCACTCGAATCATCTCGAAGAATGTCTCACGAAGGAGAGAATCATGGCGAATACCGAAACGAGCCCGGGCCAGTGCCCGGTTATGCATGGCGCGGCGACCGCACAGGACAGCAACAAGAACTGGTGGCCGAAGTCGCTCAACCTCGACATCCTGCACCAGCACGACCGCAAGACGAACCCGCTCGGCGCATCCTTCAACTATCGCAAGGCCGTGAAGGGCCTGGACTACGCGGCGGTGAAGCGCGATCTCACCGCGCTGATGACCGACAGCCAACCGTGGTGGCCGGCCGACTGGGGGCACTACGGTGGACTGATGATTCGCATGGCTTGGCACGCGGCCGGTTCCTACCGGGTGGCGGACGGCCGCGGCGGTGCCGGTACCGGCAATCAACGCTTCGCACCGCTGAACTCGTGGCCAGACAACACCAACCTCGACAAGGCCCGCCGTCTGCTGTGGCCGATCAAGAAGAAGTACGGCAACAAGCTGAGCTGGGCCGACCTGATCATTCTGGCCGGCAACGTGGCCTACGAATCGATGGGGCTCAAGACCTTCGGTTTCGGCTTCGGCCGCGACGACATCTGGCACCCGGAGAAAGACGTCTACTGGGGCTCCGAAAAAGAGTGGCTGGCCCCCACGGATAACCCCCACAGCCGCTATTCCGGCGAACGAGACCTGGAAAACCCGCTGGCGGCAGTGATGATGGGCCTGATCTACGTCAACCCGGAGGGCGTGGATGGCAAGCCCGACCCGCTGAAGACCGCCCACGATGTGCGCGTCACCTTCCAGCGCATGGCGATGAACGACGAGGAAACCGTGGCGCTGACCGCGGGAGGACACACCGTCGGCAAATGTCACGGCAACGGTGACGCTGCCTTGCTGGGGCCGGACCCGGAAGCCGCCGATGTCGACGAGCAGGGCTTGGGCTGGAACAACAAGACCGCCCGCGGCATTGGCGCCGACGCCGTCACCAGCGGCCTGGAAGGTGCCTGGACGACGAACCCGACGCAATGGGACAACGGCTATTTCCACCTGCTGCTCAACCACGACTGGGAGCTGAAAAAGAGCCCGGCCGGCGCCTGGCAGTGGGAGCCGGTAAGCATCAAGGAAGAAGACAAGCCGGTGGATGCCGAGGACCCGTCCAAGCGCCACAACCCCATCATGACTGACGCCGACATGGCGATGAAGATGGACCCCGAGTACCGCAAGATCTCGGAGCGCTTCTACAAGGACCCGGCCTACTTCACCGAAACCTTCGCCCGTGCCTGGTTCAAGCTGACCCATCGCGACATGGGGCCGAAGGCGCGCTACGTGGGGCCCGAAGTGCCGGCCGAAGATCTCCCCTGGCAGGACCCGGTACCCGCCGGCCGCAGCGACTACGACGTAGCGGCAGTGAAGGCCAAGATCGCCGCCAGCGGGCTGAGCATCAGTGAGATGGTGAGCACCGCCTGGGACAGCGCGCGCACCTATCGCGGCTCCGACATGCGCGGTGGCGCCAACGGAGCCCGCATCCGTCTGGCACCGCAGAAGGACTGGGCGGGCAACGAGCCGACGCGTCTCGCCAAGGTGCTCGCCGTGCTCGAAGGCATTGCCAAGGACACGGGCGCCAGCGTGGCCGATGTCATCGTGCTGGCCGGCAACGTCGGCGTGGAGCAGGCCGCCAAGGCGGCCGGCTTCCCGGTGGACGTGCCATTCGCCCCGGGCCGAGGCGACTGCACCGACGCCATGACCGATGTCGAATCCTTCGAGCCGCTGGAACCGGTTGCCGACGGCTTCCGCAACTGGCTGAAGCAGGACTATGTGGTCACACCCGAAGAACTGATGCTGGATCGCGCGCAACTGCTGGGGCTGACTGCAGTGGAAATGACGGTGCTGGTCGGCGGCATGCGGGTGCTGGGCACCAACCATGGTGGTACTGCCCACGGTGTGTTCACGGATCGGGTGGGTGCGCTGAGCACCGACTTCTTCGTCAACCTCACCGACATGGCCTACCGCTGGGAGCCGAAGGGTCGCAACCTGTACGAGATCCAGGAACGGGCGTCGGGCAAGGTAAAGTGGACTGCCACGCGCGCGGATCTGGTGTTCGGCTCCAACTCGGTGCTACGCGCCTATGCCGAGGTGTATGCGCAGGACGACAACCAGGAGAAGTTCGTCAAGGACTTCGTTGCGGCCTGGACCAAGGTGATGAACGCGGATCGGTTTGATCTGGCATAAGTTGCCGCGCTGAAAAAGAAAGCCCCGGTCTCACCTTCCAAGCGGAGGTGAGGCCGGGGCTTTTGCGTTGCGGTCGTCTCAGTTGCCGCGGCGTGCCATAAAGGCAATGCGCTCGAACAGGTGGACGTCGGCCTCGTTCTTGAGCAGCGCACCATAGAGCGGCGGCAGCGTCTTCTTGGTGCTGGCGTCGCGCAGCACGGCGGGGTCGATGTCCTCCGCCAGCAACAGCTTGAGCCAGTCCAGCAACTCGCTGGTGGAAGGCTTCTTCTTCAGGCCGGGCAGTTCGCGCAGGCCGAAGAACACTTCCATCGCTTCTTTCACCAGGTGCTTCTTGAGATCGGGGAAGTGGACATCCACGATCTTCTGCATCGTGTCCTTGTCCGGGAAGCGGATGTAGTGGAAGAAGCAGCGGCGCAGGAAGGCGTCCGGCAGCTCCTTCTCGTTGTTGGAGGTGATCAGGATGATCGGCCGCTGCCTGGCCTTCACCGTCTGCTGCGTCTCGTAGACGTAGAACTCCATCTGGTCGAGTTCACGCAACAGGTCGTTGGGAAACTCGATGTCGGCCTTGTCGATCTCGTCGATCAGCAGCACCGGTCGCTTGTCCGACTCGAAGGCCTCCCACAGCTTTCCGCGGATGATGTAGTTGCCAATGTCCTTGACCTTCTCATCGCCGAGCTGGGAGTCGCGCAGACGCGACACCGCGTCATACTCGTACAAGCCGTGCTGCGCCTTGGTGGTGGACTTGATGGCCCAGTCGATGAACGGCGCGCCCATTGCCTTGGCGATCTCCATTGCCAGCTGGGTCTTGCCGGTGCCGGGCTCGCCCTTCACCAGCAACGGCCGCTCCAGGGTCACGGCCGCATTCACGGCCATCATCAGGTCGTCGGTGGCGACGTAGTTGTCAGTGCCTTCGAAACGCACGGGGGAGTCCTTTGGGATGTCGGTGGGTCAAGTGTAGCCGGGTCCGAGGCAGCCTCAACCGGCGGCGCGGGATTCCAGTACAGCCACAGCCGGCAGCTTCTTGCCTTCAAGGAACTCCAGGAAGGCACCGCCCCCGGTCGAGATGTAGCTGATGTCCCCGGCGACACCGAACTTGTCGATGGCAGCCAGTGTGTCGCCACCCCCCGCCAACGAGAAGGCGTTGCTGGCGGCGATGGCATCCGCCACGGCCTTGGTGCCGGCGGCAAAGCTGTCGTACTCGAAGACGCCGACGGGGCCGTTCCAGACGATGGTGCCGCAGTTCTTGAGCAGCGCGCCGAGCTTGGCGCGGGTGCGCGGGCCGATGTCGAGAATCATCTCGTCGGGCTCCACCTCATCGGCGAGGCGCACCTCGGCATGGGCTTCGTTGCTGAACTCGGGCGCCACCACCACGTCTTCCGGCAGCGGAATATCACCGCCGCGTGCCCGGATCTTGGCGAGGATGGCACGGGCGGTATCGAGCATGTCGGGCTCGTGCAGGCTCTTGCCCACCGGCTTGCCGGCCGCCGCCAGAAAGGTGTTGGCGATACCCCCCCCGATGATCAGCTGGTCGGCGACGTCGGCCAGGCTGTTCAGCAGATCCAGCTTGGTCGACACCTTGGACCCGCCGACGATCACTGCCAACGGCTTCTTCGGGGTGGCCAACGCCTTGCCCAGCGCCTCCAGCTCCGCAGCCAGCAACGGTCCGGCGCAGGCGGCAGGTGCGAATTTCGCCACGCCGTGGGTGGAGCATTCGGCCCGGTGGGCAGTGCCGAAGGCATCCATCACATAGAGGTCACACAGTGCCGCCATGCGCTTGGACAGCGCATCGTCATCGGCCTTCTCGCCGACCAGAAAGCGGGTGTTCTCCCCCAGGGCGATCTGCCCCGGCGCCAGGTCGACACCCTCAATCCAGTTGCTGATCAGCGGCACGGTGCGCCCGAGCGCTTCCGATAGCCATGCGGCCACCAGGGTCAGCGAATGCTCCGGCTCGAAGCGCCCGGCCTTGGGCCGCCCGAGATGCGAAATGACCAGGACCGAAGCGCCCTGCTCCAGCGCCAGCTTCAGCGTCGGCAGGCTGGCGCGCAGCCGCGCATCGGAGGCAATACGGCCATTCGAGACGGGCACGTTCAGGTCCTGACGGATCAACAGGCGCTTGCCAGCGAGATCCAGGTCGGACATACGGAGGATGGTCATGGCGG is from Flagellatimonas centrodinii and encodes:
- the acs gene encoding acetate--CoA ligase, coding for MSNIESVLTEKRVFPPDPAFVAKARFNADQLGALRAEAAQDPAAFWTELARKELGWQTPFTVGLDETDAPNYRWFSDGKLNVSANCIDRHLGERGDQVAIRFEGEKGDVRLLTYKELHAEVCKLANALTALGVTKGDRVVIYLPHSAEAVIAMQACARIGAIHSVVFGGFSAAALRDRIEDTGARLLITADGGHRGGNIVELKKAADEALASGCKTIEKSIVLQRTGHDIAMQAGRDLWWHDVVADQPPHSDPVWVEAEHPLFLLYTSGSTGKPKGIQHSSGGYLLGAMMTARWVFDLQAGDVFWCTADVGWITGHSYVTYGPLANGSTILIYEGAPTVPDAGRFWKICQDHGVTIFYTAPTAIRALMKAGDEWPAQYDLSKLRLLGSVGEPINPEAWMWYHRTIGGEKLPIVDTWWQTETGAIMMSPVPGATPTKPGSCTQPLPGILADVVDEAGNPVTGTEAGGYLVITHPWPSMLRSIWGDNERYIKTYWGQFNNKYYVAGDSTHRDADGYYWIMGRVDDVLNVSGHRLGTMEVESALVSHPRVAEAAVVGRPHEVKGESVFAFVTCKGARPQGDDATALVKELRDHVAKEIGAIAKPDDIRFADNLPKTRSGKIMRRLLRAIAKGEEITQDTSTLENPGIVAQLQGREG
- a CDS encoding AAA family ATPase, encoding MMAVNAAVTLERPLLVKGEPGTGKTQLAMEIAKAMGAPFIDWAIKSTTKAQHGLYEYDAVSRLRDSQLGDEKVKDIGNYIIRGKLWEAFESDKRPVLLIDEIDKADIEFPNDLLRELDQMEFYVYETQQTVKARQRPIILITSNNEKELPDAFLRRCFFHYIRFPDKDTMQKIVDVHFPDLKKHLVKEAMEVFFGLRELPGLKKKPSTSELLDWLKLLLAEDIDPAVLRDASTKKTLPPLYGALLKNEADVHLFERIAFMARRGN
- the katG gene encoding catalase/peroxidase HPI, whose translation is MANTETSPGQCPVMHGAATAQDSNKNWWPKSLNLDILHQHDRKTNPLGASFNYRKAVKGLDYAAVKRDLTALMTDSQPWWPADWGHYGGLMIRMAWHAAGSYRVADGRGGAGTGNQRFAPLNSWPDNTNLDKARRLLWPIKKKYGNKLSWADLIILAGNVAYESMGLKTFGFGFGRDDIWHPEKDVYWGSEKEWLAPTDNPHSRYSGERDLENPLAAVMMGLIYVNPEGVDGKPDPLKTAHDVRVTFQRMAMNDEETVALTAGGHTVGKCHGNGDAALLGPDPEAADVDEQGLGWNNKTARGIGADAVTSGLEGAWTTNPTQWDNGYFHLLLNHDWELKKSPAGAWQWEPVSIKEEDKPVDAEDPSKRHNPIMTDADMAMKMDPEYRKISERFYKDPAYFTETFARAWFKLTHRDMGPKARYVGPEVPAEDLPWQDPVPAGRSDYDVAAVKAKIAASGLSISEMVSTAWDSARTYRGSDMRGGANGARIRLAPQKDWAGNEPTRLAKVLAVLEGIAKDTGASVADVIVLAGNVGVEQAAKAAGFPVDVPFAPGRGDCTDAMTDVESFEPLEPVADGFRNWLKQDYVVTPEELMLDRAQLLGLTAVEMTVLVGGMRVLGTNHGGTAHGVFTDRVGALSTDFFVNLTDMAYRWEPKGRNLYEIQERASGKVKWTATRADLVFGSNSVLRAYAEVYAQDDNQEKFVKDFVAAWTKVMNADRFDLA
- a CDS encoding long-chain-fatty-acid--CoA ligase, which encodes MQTALTPMEFFRRARKLHGARTAVVDGDDRWTYAAFGARCDRASVALAALGVGQRDRVGTIAPNTHQHLEQFYAVPQLGAVIVPMNYRLTPEDFVYLANHSGCKVLCVHVDYLDAVDGVRDQMTTVQHFVALEGDKAGWLRYEDLLAAADPVGFSPVIADENDLIAINYTSGTTSRPKGVMMTHRNTWANSVGVLVHWHMTPSDRYLWTLPMFHANGWTFTWTVTGVGATHVCLRKVEASAIYATLNREQVTHLCAAPTVLIAIANGPEAERKGVRRGVKVFTAGAPPAPATIERMEGELGWHITQVYGLTETAPLISICEPLPAHDELTMGERAVIKSRQGVEMITSGELRVVDEQMQDVPADGETLGEIIARGNTVMAGYYNDPEATAKAMAGGWFHTGDAAVMHPDGYVEIRDRFKDVIISGGENISSIEVEGVLLRHTAVLEVAVVGMPHEKWGESPNAFVVLHAGQSVDAEGLRGFAREHLAGFKVPSAVHFVDELPKTATGKIQKFVLRGRQAGIAKQ